Proteins encoded by one window of Gemmatimonadota bacterium:
- the hisA gene encoding 1-(5-phosphoribosyl)-5-[(5-phosphoribosylamino)methylideneamino]imidazole-4-carboxamide isomerase, translating to MDLYPAIDLRGGQVVRLAQGEAARETVYGHDPVAQAEQFVLAGARWLHIVDLNRAFGDGDNDAAIAEIVRRFGDQLQVQLGGGIREVARAEAVVQLGVSRVVIGTAAVDQPALVDAVVRAIGGDRVAVGIDARDGRVAVRGWVETSAVRATELAERVAGQGVRTVIHTDIARDGMLSGPNLDEALALQAKGPRVIVSGGVASIADLQAVARAGLAGAITGRAIYEGRFTLAEALAALAS from the coding sequence ATGGACCTCTATCCCGCCATTGACCTGCGCGGCGGACAAGTCGTTCGCCTCGCGCAGGGGGAAGCCGCTCGCGAAACCGTCTATGGTCACGACCCCGTGGCCCAGGCGGAACAGTTCGTCCTGGCCGGCGCCCGTTGGCTCCACATCGTCGACCTCAATCGTGCCTTCGGTGACGGCGACAACGATGCCGCCATCGCGGAGATCGTGCGCCGTTTCGGCGACCAGCTCCAGGTCCAGCTCGGCGGTGGCATTCGCGAGGTCGCGCGTGCGGAGGCCGTCGTGCAGCTCGGCGTCTCGCGCGTCGTGATTGGCACGGCGGCCGTCGATCAGCCAGCGCTCGTCGATGCCGTGGTCCGCGCAATCGGTGGCGACCGCGTGGCGGTCGGGATCGATGCGCGCGATGGCCGCGTGGCGGTGCGCGGCTGGGTCGAGACATCCGCAGTCCGCGCGACCGAGCTCGCCGAGCGCGTTGCCGGGCAGGGCGTGCGCACCGTGATCCACACCGACATTGCCCGCGACGGCATGCTGAGCGGGCCGAATCTCGACGAAGCGCTCGCGCTGCAGGCCAAGGGCCCGCGGGTGATCGTGAGCGGCGGCGTGGCCTCGATCGCCGATCTGCAGGCCGTGGCACGCGCGGGACTCGCGGGGGCCATCACCGGTCGCGCGATCTACGAGGGACGCTTCACCCTCGCCGAGGCGCTCGCCGCCCTGGCGAGCTGA
- the ftsY gene encoding signal recognition particle-docking protein FtsY yields MMARLGEKLGLWQRIKRLALTDVGALARGLNADDLEQMERVLIEADFGVPATLELVAFLEGEVRKGKLKTDVQLREAVVTQLGAMLAGPSDPARLDAPASGPTVVLVVGVNGVGKTTSVAKLARRLQREGKKVLLGAADTYRAGAVAQLETWAARLGIECVSGASGGDPAAVAYDAVEAAIARNVDVVVIDTAGRLHTQDGLMAELGKVVRVVAKKLPGAPHEVFLVLDGTVGQNAVQQGKLFGKVVSPTGLVITKLDGTARGGAIVALRRELNVPIRFVGTGETVDDFAPFDPRAWAETLFD; encoded by the coding sequence ATGATGGCACGACTCGGGGAAAAGCTCGGACTTTGGCAACGGATCAAGCGGCTCGCCCTTACCGATGTGGGGGCGCTCGCGCGCGGGCTGAATGCCGACGATCTCGAGCAGATGGAACGCGTGCTGATCGAGGCCGACTTCGGCGTTCCCGCCACCCTCGAACTCGTCGCCTTCCTCGAGGGTGAGGTTCGCAAGGGGAAGTTGAAGACCGACGTGCAGTTGCGCGAGGCGGTCGTGACGCAGCTGGGCGCGATGCTCGCCGGTCCCTCCGACCCCGCGCGACTTGACGCGCCCGCCAGCGGACCGACCGTCGTGCTGGTGGTCGGCGTGAATGGCGTCGGGAAGACCACCTCGGTGGCGAAGCTCGCGCGTCGGCTCCAGCGCGAGGGAAAGAAGGTGCTCCTCGGGGCGGCAGATACCTACCGTGCCGGTGCGGTCGCACAGCTCGAGACGTGGGCCGCGCGGCTCGGCATCGAGTGCGTCTCGGGCGCATCGGGTGGTGACCCGGCCGCGGTGGCGTATGACGCCGTCGAGGCCGCGATCGCCCGGAATGTCGACGTGGTGGTGATCGACACCGCGGGTCGCCTGCATACGCAGGACGGCCTGATGGCCGAGCTTGGCAAGGTGGTGCGCGTCGTGGCGAAGAAGCTCCCGGGCGCACCGCATGAGGTCTTCCTCGTGCTCGATGGCACCGTGGGGCAGAACGCCGTGCAGCAGGGGAAGCTCTTCGGGAAGGTCGTGTCGCCGACCGGGCTCGTCATCACCAAGCTCGACGGGACCGCGCGCGGTGGTGCGATCGTGGCGCTCCGCCGAGAGCTGAATGTGCCGATCCGCTTCGTGGGGACCGGCGAGACGGTGGATGACTTCGCTCCGTTCGATCCACGGGCCTGGGCGGAGACGCTCTTTGACTGA
- the recG gene encoding ATP-dependent DNA helicase RecG, producing the protein MAQLRLDTPIQFLKGIGEKRADAFARLGVVSVHDLLHHLPHRYIDASTTTPLAQARVGDDVACIGTVVSKGVLPTRKGLRVFHAVLKDASGLLECAWPGQAFLDRTLAVGQLILVAGPIRFYHGRQMAPRELVILGDADDPAAAGRILPVYPATEGLSHKQIRALMETHLDTLSPLVPDVLDPTLRDRFALPSLADALRAVHRPTTMAEAESGRRRLALDELLDLQLMLARARHVARHGQRGQTFTLHKTFTSQLREALPWPLTGDQKKAIREIFEDMTHEERMHRLVMGDVGTGKTVVALFAMLLALENDCQAALMAPTELLAEQHYRTLTTLLAPLGLVPELLLGRLSAAEKKAAHTRLRTGATKLVVGTHALVQESVAFQRLGLVVIDEQHRFGVEQRAALMGKGEAPDVLLLTATPIPRSLALTRYGDLDASLLKERPPGRGTIRTAVRTPSQRRRVFEFLRETALKGGQVYIVLPVIEESEKADLRAAQTMATSLTAQWPDVTVGLVHGRLKAPERDQVMRDFRDGKIGVLVATTVIEVGIDVANATVMVIEHPERFGLAQLHQLRGRVGRGTGDSHCILLTVGEDVPERLRAFSKTDDGFAIAELDLLERRQGDLLGARQSGGVDFKVARFPDDTDLLTEARALARTILDADPTLDRREHQALKDRVVTRYPRGETLFRVG; encoded by the coding sequence ATGGCCCAACTCCGCCTCGACACACCCATCCAGTTCCTCAAGGGCATCGGCGAGAAGCGCGCCGACGCCTTTGCACGGCTGGGCGTGGTGTCGGTGCACGACCTGCTCCATCACTTGCCCCATCGCTACATCGACGCCTCGACCACCACCCCGCTGGCACAGGCGCGGGTGGGTGATGACGTGGCCTGCATCGGCACGGTGGTGAGCAAGGGAGTCCTGCCAACTCGGAAGGGGCTGCGCGTCTTCCACGCGGTGCTGAAGGACGCCAGCGGACTGCTGGAGTGTGCCTGGCCGGGACAGGCCTTTCTCGACCGGACGCTGGCGGTGGGGCAGCTGATCCTCGTGGCCGGGCCGATCCGCTTCTATCACGGCCGGCAGATGGCGCCGCGCGAGCTGGTGATCCTCGGCGACGCCGACGATCCAGCGGCAGCCGGGCGGATCCTCCCCGTCTACCCGGCCACCGAAGGGCTCTCGCACAAGCAGATCCGCGCGCTGATGGAGACGCACCTCGACACGCTGTCGCCGTTGGTGCCGGACGTCCTCGACCCGACGCTCAGGGACCGCTTTGCATTGCCGTCATTGGCCGATGCGTTGCGGGCAGTGCATCGGCCGACGACGATGGCGGAGGCGGAGTCGGGACGGCGGCGGCTGGCGCTCGACGAGCTGCTCGACTTGCAGCTGATGCTGGCACGTGCCCGGCACGTGGCGCGCCATGGCCAGCGTGGCCAGACCTTCACGCTGCACAAGACCTTCACGTCGCAGCTGCGGGAGGCGCTCCCCTGGCCGCTCACCGGCGACCAGAAGAAGGCGATCCGCGAGATCTTCGAGGACATGACCCACGAGGAGCGGATGCACCGCCTCGTGATGGGCGATGTCGGCACCGGCAAGACGGTCGTCGCGCTCTTCGCCATGCTGCTGGCGCTGGAGAACGACTGTCAGGCGGCGCTGATGGCGCCGACGGAGCTCCTCGCGGAGCAGCACTACCGCACGCTCACCACACTCCTCGCGCCGCTCGGCCTCGTGCCGGAGCTGCTGCTGGGGCGCCTGAGCGCGGCAGAGAAGAAGGCGGCCCACACGCGCCTCCGGACCGGCGCCACCAAGTTGGTGGTCGGCACCCACGCGCTGGTGCAGGAGTCGGTGGCCTTCCAGCGCCTCGGCCTGGTGGTGATCGACGAGCAGCACCGCTTCGGGGTGGAGCAGCGCGCGGCGCTGATGGGGAAGGGGGAGGCGCCGGACGTCCTGCTGCTCACCGCCACCCCGATCCCGCGCTCACTCGCGCTGACGCGCTATGGCGACCTCGACGCCTCGTTGCTCAAGGAGCGGCCGCCCGGGCGCGGCACCATCCGCACGGCCGTCCGCACGCCGTCGCAGCGGCGGCGGGTCTTCGAGTTCCTGCGCGAGACGGCACTCAAGGGCGGGCAGGTCTACATCGTCCTCCCGGTGATCGAGGAGTCGGAGAAGGCCGACCTCCGCGCGGCGCAGACGATGGCGACGTCGCTCACGGCGCAGTGGCCCGACGTGACCGTCGGCCTGGTGCACGGCCGGCTCAAGGCGCCGGAGCGCGACCAGGTGATGCGCGACTTCCGCGACGGGAAGATCGGCGTGCTGGTGGCCACGACGGTGATCGAGGTCGGCATCGACGTCGCGAATGCGACGGTGATGGTCATTGAGCATCCGGAGCGCTTCGGCCTGGCGCAGCTGCACCAGCTCCGCGGTCGCGTGGGGCGGGGTACCGGCGACTCGCACTGCATCCTGCTGACGGTCGGCGAGGATGTGCCGGAGCGGCTGCGCGCCTTCTCGAAGACCGACGACGGCTTCGCGATCGCCGAGCTGGACCTTCTGGAGCGCCGCCAGGGCGACCTGCTCGGCGCGCGCCAGTCGGGCGGCGTCGATTTCAAGGTGGCGCGCTTCCCGGACGACACTGATCTCCTGACCGAGGCACGCGCGCTCGCGCGCACGATCCTCGACGCCGACCCGACGCTCGACCGCCGCGAGCATCAGGCGCTCAAGGATCGGGTGGTGACCAGGTATCCGAGGGGGGAGACGTTGTTTAGGGTGGGATGA